TGTCACCTCAATATCGAAAGGTATATTTATTACACTATAAAATAATTCAGGGGGTTATGGAACTCATGTACAGTTAAGTTGTGTTGCTGAAATTTTGTCTATAGTTTAAGGAGCACTTATGCATTCtcccaaataataaaattagtaattataattttatggaAGCCTCTGTAGGGAATCTAATGCTTCTTATTTAGCCACTTCGATAAACTTTTGTAAGCTTCATATTTGTGTTTgtcaatttatcatttttttcaatgaGTGTGGCTAGGggtgtcaaaaaaaaaagaaaaatccaaCCACACCGAACCAATTTATGCtatgttttaaataaaattgtggACTTTTATTTAAGTGTACAACCGTTCCGAACAATTGGgatgtttttcttaatttatgaaTAAACCTAAAAATGTTTCGAACCGAACCGAATAACCTTATATGTATGTAAatagattttatatattaacaatatGTTAcgtttaatatataattatattttataacagAATAAACATCACTTAGGTCCTAGACTTTGGTGAGTAGACGACATTGCGTCTTTGCTCTAtagttagtttatacttaattatgtttaaaattacAAGATATTGTCATAAATACTCTATCATACAATACAACAAAGCATTTCCAAACACtcctataaaatatttaagatcAAACAACACGACAACAATGTTTTACATTCTTGTCTTCTTGATGAAGAATTAAAGTGTTTCTTCAAGAACATATTTGcgaaagaaatatataaataacagTATATTTTGAGgtgatattttaaaagttaaaaaaaatattaatcaaatcatACCGATACAGAAGATAAATCGATATGATCTGGATGTTTAAAATGtgtaattttcattataaattataaaaaattgaaatttgggattatataattttttttaaataactgGTCGAACTGTATCATTTACGCCCATAATTGTGGCTTTAAGACAACTTACACACACCCTCAATTGATTTAGTGCATCCTCCTATTTAAGGTCACGTTCTTAATAAGTTGAAGTTGTGTTATGTCATATATACTCATCTCGTCTCAATACTTCTTGAGCCTACTTTTTACTCTCTTGAAACCATCCATAGCCACCGTGCCGCATATCCGTATGGAAACATCTTGCATCTTTTCCCATGAGTTTACATGAACCCAAAGAAACCCctcgaaaaaaaaaaacataaaaataaaaagctaATTTTAAATTAGAGGGTAAAATTTAAGTGtgtaaataaagtaaaaaccgTTTTTTTCAGTTGACAATCTTTTGACTAATTAGTTTTAGTATATAAAGGCAGTTACCCATCTTCTACAGTCATTTCATATTCCAAAAAAAGTGCGAAGTCTATGctcaatttctttttctgttttaattctctctgccaaaaaaaatgttaattggAGGAGAACCAGTTCATGGAAATGAACGTactgatgatgaagaagaagatcaagggATAAAGGAGCTTGATGGACAGAATGTAAATCAAGAATCTGATGAAATAATTGAAGAAACAGAGGAAAAAGCTGgagggaatcaagaatctaatgAAAATATGGAAGAAACAGAGGAAGAGGCTGGAGTGGATCAATTAGATGAAAATCCAAATGGagaaattgatgaaaatgaagaagttgGGCAAAATGAGGTTGATGGAAATGAAGAATCTAATGAAACAAAGGAAGAAGCTGAAGTAGGAGAAACAGATGAAAATCCAGACgaagaaattgatgaaaatgaagaagagaatcGTAAAaacgaggaagaagatgaaaaagaaagaagaaaacgGGATATTAAACAAGGAAAACAACCAATGTATAAAGAAGGAGGACCATTCAAGGATTATGAAGGAAAAAACGAAGGAACAGAAATTGATTTTGATAAGTGGAGCTGGTAATAGGTTACGATACTAATTTTCAGATTCATTTTAGTATAAACATTACTATATTTCTGACTTAAAGATCAGAAACTTGATTTGTGAGACGTATGCGTTATTTTTGCCGAACTGTTTGATATGTGATTTGCTTGCGAAACTGATTCTGTTCCTAAGGTTCAGAGATCATTTTGATCTGCATTTTCATGTTATTTCACTTTCAAATATAGTTTGACATCATCTCTTTTACTTGTTTATAGAATTAGAGATGTTAACTCTTTTGATAAAACCGAAAAGATCAGATAAAACTGGAGCTTTTAATcgattcattattttttcaatgCGAGATTGGGATGTTATAAGTGAATTATACATCCAATGCAAAGAATTAGAATGGAAAATGTATCTTTATATGATGAACATGAACATCTAATGGAGTTTATATACAAATAACCAGTTACACTAAAGTTGTAAAATAGCTGGGCTTAACTATCTTTCTTCAGTCACTTCATATTCGAAACAAATGTTAAAATCTTTACTCCTTTTCTCTTTCTGTTTTGATTCTCTCTGCAAAACAAAATGGTAAAAACAGTTCATAAAAATAGAGATTGATGGATTGAATGGAAATCAAGAATCAAACGAAAAAATGGAACAAGCAGAGGAGGCAAAAACAGAGGAATTGAAGGGAAATAGAGGATGAAAAAGAAAACAccaaaatgaagaagagaaaggAAACAGCAAAATGACTAGATTTGATTTGATGTATGTGCTTTTTTTCGCGAAACTGTTTGATAGAATAAAAGATCCATTAATTATTATATCCAAGGTCCAAGTCTTCATGGAGTTACGTTCACAATTTAATTACGTTTGCTAAAGAATCTATAGTTAGTATTTATTGCATGTATAATATGTTATGGAACCTTTCAAGTAGATAATCAGATCAATGTGATCTGGTTTGCTTGCATTTTCAGTTCGACTGTAGTTTTCAAGTCACTGATTTATCGTGAGATTATGAATAAATTAGCAGGCCTTGTTCCGATAAAGGAAATGTTGGGACGAGGAAGTGTCACATATTGTAAGGCTCTGACAATTTTTCGATCTACGTAGCATCATGGAACAAGGGACTCTCACCAATATGTACCATGCCTGAGGTGCATGTTTGAGACCGTAGATTGATTTCCCAAGCTTTCAAATGTTATTCGTATATCGAGGATGTATGAAGCTGGAAGGTTGTGACATATAGACCTCTTGCAGTTCaacatgaagaaaagcattttGCACATCTAATTGACGCAAAACCCAGTGGTGCAATGCTTCCAAGGTGAGAAGAATGCCAATGGTAACTGACTTAACAACAGCGGTAAATGTCTCATAGTAGTCATGATCCTCCAGTTGATGAAATCCCTTTGCAACTAAGCAAGCCTTGTAGTGCTCTATCGCACctgaataatttctttttactcGAAATACACTTGCACCCAAGAATATCAGTGAGGAATCATACGGAACCAAAGACCAAGTGTCATTCCGCAGTTATGCATCCATTTCAGATGTCATAGCAGCCTGCCACTCTATATGTGTGGAAGCTTCCCTGAAACATGATGGCTCACATGTTGGAGGGGGTAATACATCTGAGGTAGTGCCAAATTTGAGGACGGAGCATATTTCGAAGAACCATATGATGTGAGCGTGAGGAGGGCCTATGAGCTTATCAGTACAGGTTGGCGGATGCAGCATAGTAGGGGAATATTCTGGGAGCATGTTGTTACTACGTATGTCGGCAACAAGGGGTAAAGCAGCGGAAGAGGTGTTGGGAAAACCTTAGAAGGAAGTTGATTGTGGATTGGAGCATCCAATGAAGGTATAGGAGTAGCTATGAAAGTTGGACTCATAGTACATTCGGGACTGAAAGAGTGAGATGAAGGGTCTCCTAACTTAATGTTAGGATAAGTTCGTGATAGTGAGGTGGCTGAGTAGAATGGGGTAGCAAAGGAGGAACAGATCTGATAGAAGAAGATTGATAGACGACTCTATATGGAGGCATACAAACTGGAAGGGAAGCCCAATGCGTGGTAGACGGAGATGATTTGGTACGGGGCCAAGGATGGATGACTTGGCGAATGGagaattttattcatcaaagCAAATATGTCAAGAAACATAGACATGTCCAATGATTGATCCAAACACGTCCAGAGTGATCTGGTTTGTTTGCATTTGCTTAACAACAGGGCTAAATGTTTCGTAGTAGTCGTGAACTTCCAGTTGGTGAAATATCCTTGCAACTAAGCAAGCTTTGTAGCGTTGTATCGCACCTGAAGAACTTTTTTACACGAAATACCCACTTGCACCAAGAATATTCCGTGAGGAATCATATGGAACCAAAGTCCAGGTGTCATTCTGCAGTAATGCATCCATTTCAGATGCCATAGTGTGGGAGGGGGTAATACATCTGAGGTAGTGGCCAAATTTGAAGACGGGCATATATCGAAGAACCATATGATGTAAATGCTGAGGAGGGGCTATGAGCTTAACAGAATAGGTTGGCGGAGGCAGCATAGTAGGGGAAGATTCTTGGAACATTTTGTTGCTTCTTAAGTCGACAACAAGAGGTAAAGCAGGGGAAGAGGTGTTGGGAACATCTTAGAGTGTAGAGTTGGTTGTGGAGTGGGAGCATCCAAAGAAGATATAGGAATAGCTATGGGAGTTGGACTGGTATTGTGATCGGGACTTGAAGAGCGAGAAGAAGGGTctccaaaataaatattaggaTGAGAGCTAGTGAGGGTGGAGGTGACTGAGTAGGATGGGGCAGCAAAGGAGGAAGAGATCTTATAGAAGAAGATTGATGAACTACTCGCGATGGAGGCATAGAAACtggaagggaaaaaaaagaCATGGTAGACGGAGACTGATTTGGTACAAGGTCAAGGATGGACGGCTTGGCGAATGGAAAATCTTGCTCATGAAAACGAATATGTCAGGTAGCACACAAGGTTTTATTGAGAAATCAAACTTGTAAGGTCGAAGGTAAAGAAACCATAGACATTCGAAGaccttaagaaaataatttttcatatttatctgTAAAACTAGTTCTCGAAGACATGCATCGCACGTGTATTTCATATCATTTAAAACTAAACGAACACACAATCAACTGTGAGCCTGTGTGCTCCAAACATAGTCCATgtccaaatttcaaaattcaaatatgcAAAAGCATTCAGAGATCAACTTATATCTGAATTTGAGTTTTATTGCAACAAAGtactttaataaataaatattatacgAAAAAAAGTGAACAACTTGAAAGcttaacaataatataaaaaatgttgGTCAATATTTGTAGCTGAATTAGTTATATTAGAATAGATTTACCTGAATTAGACTCTTTTTGAAGTAAAAATCTAACCAAAGAAGGCAAATGAGATAATTGGACAAACCCACCTTATGATACATTTTATAGAGTATTTAACAAACGTGTAAAgactaatcaaaataaaatcattaagaagattaaactatgtacaaccaataataataaagaaattttatattttaaaataggaGTGAAGAATGTAAAAGAAGATACTATTGGAAGATGAAAGAACGAAAATTTAatgattgaaataattttaGAGTTCATACACACAAGAATTATAGGAATagtaaataaaagttttttttggtaaagttaaatttatagaacAAAATTACAGAAACATGAAAAGACACGTGAAAAATTGAAAGGTcaaatactattaaaataagtataaaaaagatagagatgaaatttaactttaaaagatacatgaatccactttaatttcttgtctttaaagaataattactcatttgtattttttaaaacttgtgagaaatttgaaaggtcaagattttgaaatgagaataagaagattatatgaaaattataaaagttttaatttagtgGAGGGGCAAAagagtaattcaacttttttactttggagcttcccacttataataatactagtttctgataacgtgcgttgcacgtttgtCCCTTACTATCATCacaagtttttatttatttagaagtGAGTTATAAGGTATAgatattgaaattaataatattaattttattatttatttttattcattaaaaataaatcataaaatagaaTGATGCATTTGCTATCAAACCAGAAATATGTGAACCATGACTGTAAAATAtgtttatgaatttatgatagaaaaataataataaatgtatgtAATGTCTTTAATGAAATAACAAAGGCGCGAGACAAATTTATcagaaatataaatttcaattacaCATTTTACATTTTCTATAAAGAATATAAACATCGACGCTTAACGACAATACAATAAGGTTGTCTTGAGAATGCAATTACTTGTGATAAGTCCATGGGTCTATATGAAATATAGCACTATTTGTGTTAGTTtttgatgatatgatgtttcagtattcatgaaaaaatatcactctattcaaatagtaaaaataattaatatcttttagttttcaaatttaatttttaatacagAAATgaattaacaaagtaaaaaaaaaacagacaaaccaataataacattataaacaTGCTTGTGATGAGTCATGTATAATTCGaaggaaaaatattacaaattcaaactaaagagaaaataatatcCAAGACATActaagattaaaatatattctCTAACTAAGATCTTAATCTTGAATCTcccaaaaattaaataggaGAAGGAAAAACTCTTGTAAGAGAAATGATGATGTATACAATTTAAAAGcctatatatgaaaataagagaacaaatgtattgcataaaaaaattatagctgCGAAAAATACCATGTGTGAATCTCAaaggtaaaattattttactattacctGTCAATTATATACTTTCATcatatttattgttgaaatttcaccttttcaaaaatgaaaaacaagctaaatataaaagtaaaaagggtaaaaaggaacaaataaagactaataaaataaagaaagaaaaaaaccaGTGAATATCCGATTGAAATTGCGTTATAGAAATACTCGGATAAATCAATATACCTTGAATTTCAAGAGCACTTCAAATTTCATCACATATAAATCTAAGAAGAGTCATATTCTACAATAAGAGGAGGGAGGGGTGGagtggggggaggggggttagaagaaaacaacaacaaagaaaTAGTGTTAATAATTTGAAACCTTCctgtttcaaaaaagaaaaatgatgaagGGAAGGGGTTGTTGGAGGACTATGAAATTTTGTAGGAACACAAAATCAGTTTCTCACCGTTGTCGCTGTCGAGAAATCACCGCATACACCACACTTCATATGTTCTTCATGATTGTCTTAAAGTCTTCGATTTCTTAACTAAAATAGCGTTCCTATATCTTCCATGCCTTTTGAAATGTATATGAAGATGAAATGATTTACTTaaagaagaaacataatttctttatttacctgaaaaaagtcattattcacTTGGAAAAAAGATTTATTACTTTCAATTGCCTTTTCGTTTACCCTGTTCATGGTTATTTAAATGTAAGTTTTACTGTCTTTGCAATTATCCTAATTATTGTAATTGCAGTGTTAATTTATTTTCCAGgtcattaaaaatgaaaatattatgcttttgttttcatataatgttatatatatttaaataatgttCAAGTGAAGGGCAAAttcgtaattcaactttgagctAAAGgacttcccacttataatataatatgatatgataccTTGAATATTTAGATATATAGAGCCctattaattttcaattttttttatgttttctggtAAAATGCTCCAACTTTTATATAATAGAAAGTGCTAGTAATAAAAGTTCTTACTAATTTAACATtgaagaaataataaattaccTTCCCTAGCAAAAATATTGCATCCTTACTTATAAAACTGAccaaaaatatactaaaacaaCTATATGTATTTCAAATTCTGTTTTCATATATGAAGGAACCATCGATAGCTCACTTGTTTTGGAATTTAATCTTTTGATCTAACAAATGTTGAGATTTCATTCTTTCTCGCCTCATCCATTTGGGCTCTCACTCGAGTTGCTTCAATCTAATAGCCTATTGTTAACTAATAAAGATGGTTAAGCAAGCTATATGGTTGAGTTAGTTAACTAATCAGTAAAAAGTTAGTTAGAAAGATGCCATGTTGGCATGATTAGTTATTGGAatttcttgtagtataaatataCACTATGTACAAATACATTGTATCAAGTCATATTATACAATCAATACAATCCTCTCTTCTTCCTTTCTTCTAGCTATGGTGTTTAAGATTGAGCTATGAAGCTTACACGGTATCAGAGCCTAAGATCATAGAGAATACCTAGGTACTTCGATCTATCCTTCCAAAAAACAGGTGAATCAAAAGAGAGGTTTAGGACTCTCATGTATGGAGGTGCAACAGAAGGAGCTGAGAGTCAAGCAACCAGTACTGGAAGTGGTTCTCGCACAACCACATTTCCTGTCCAGGTAGTTCTCTAATCTCTATGCAATTAACGGATCAGAAATATATGCCTTGTGGAGTAGGTCATTTAAAATTGGTCTAGTAGGTCGAAGTAAATTAGGATTTGTAGATGGAAGATTCCATAAGTCTATGTTTGATCCTGAGCTACATGATCATTGGGAAAAGTGTAATACAATAGTTATGAGCTGGATTATGAATGCAATGAGACCTGGACTTCTTAGTTCTGTTGTGTATGTCTCTGATGCTTGAAAGGTGTGGCTAGATCGAAGAGAAAGGTTTGACACTGTGAATGGAtccaaaaaatttcaattacaTAGGGAGATTCACTCTCTCACTCAGGGTACAATATTGATTGCTGACTATCACTCAAGTCTAAGAGACCTCCGGGATGAGTATGATGCTATAATTCCATGTCCAAGTTGTCCATGTCATGAGTCCAAAAAATTTGGTGAACACTGTGATTATCAAAGGTTTCTACAGTTTCTAATGGGGTAAAATGAGTCATATTCCCCTCATAGAAGTCAGATCTTAATGAGGAGTTCAACTCCTTTAAACAAAATTGTATGCAATATTGATTGATCAAGAGAGTCAGAGAAGTCTGGTAAGCAATAGTTCCAGTGGTTTAGGACTGATAGAAGGCACAACAATGTACAGTTACAGAAATCACACATACAACAATGGAGCAGGATCATCAAAAGTACATTCATCAGTGCATTCTCAGGTGTTGGTGATCATGGTGGAGGATACAACAATAGTACTAGCTCCTAAGGAGGAAGCTACAAGACTAGAAAGAATTTTCAACAATGTGAAAACTATGGATGCAAGGGACATTCTAGGGAGCAGTTCTACAAAATAGTTGGATACCCTGCAGATTTCATGTCCAAGAGGAAACCTCTGAACATAGGATGTATGCTAATCAGGTGGATcttgatagaatatatgccttcacttaTCAGTCAATAGACCAGTCCCTTGATACACTAACAagtataaacagaaagtaaatgcagtttaaacaacacaacaattttacgtggaaacgtccttgcttaagggagtaaaatcaGGAACTGTCTCACGGGATTTTCACAGCTATTTTACTAATCTTtgcaagcaaaagtaaaaccagttacacaaatgtgagaaaaagtttttaatctcacgcTCAAGCAATAATCTCTATCGCTtgacaagcctaagtagaagttaatttacccactaagctatcgcTCCTAGACAACATAGAATTTCACCACCAcacactgattcctttatagatttaggaaTAGTTTACAATGTAAGACCAAGAGAATATATTATTAAACAACTACACTAAATGCTCCAGAGATTTCAGTTGTTGTTTGAATAATTCTGCTATTTGATTTTCGATAGCCTTTGCAAGTGTTCTTGAAAATactttatcaagttgcaaaaactcaaaaataaggAAAGTGACTTTTATCTGGACAAGTCCCTTTATTTAAACAATTGCCATTGGTTGGAGAAGTCTAACTTTACTGACACCCTTGGGAACTGTGCACCCACTTTTTGTAccttctccagctggcagtcaacaTACTAGTCACCTTGGGGAACCTGATATCTTTACGATGTCCCTGAGTTTGTTACATCTTCAAAACTCATGTTGAgaacctggtacctttacaaggtccctgagtttttcatatcatcaaaactacaaataacattttccccttttttgatgatgacaaacagtACTCAGGCACCAGCTTTTTAACTAGTTCCCCCTTAATTACTAGTCTATGCTCCTGAAAAGAAATTTTCCACCTCACTGTGTTCCCCCTCACACACACGTCTACCACTTATTAGTCAGTTATaattcccccttttggcatcataaaaaaagaGATATAGTAAACCAGCAATATCAACACTAATATCAAATAAGATCAGAGCTTGATAGCAATCAAACAGAAAAGAAAAGCATTCACAATAGATATTAGCTAGAACACCAGGGGAATAAGATAAATAGCATTCCAAGATAACATTTAGTTCATGAAAAACAAACTGATAATCCAAAGACACAAAGACAAGCCACACAAGGAAGACACAGGAAATGATTGGGACAGACTAAGAAGGGGGAGGTTGATGAGAAAGGGACTGGATAATGAGAGTGAGTCCATCATTTGCAGCATCATTATCCTTAATTGCCTTTTCTTGCAAGGCAGTGACCTTGGATCTCAGCTCTGCATTTTCCCTTTCCAGGGCTTGAATGACAGAAGTACCAGGTCCCTCAATTTGTGCAGTGAGTAGTTCAGCTTTGAGTATTGCAATTTCAGCATCTTTTCCACTCAACCATACAGTTAACTTCTCAACCTCATGCTTGAGTTGATTCTGATCGTCTATGAGTTGAGCCATCTTGATCTTGGGATTGACTTTCCTTTCGATACACTCACATTCGACCAGGGTACTCTCCGAAAAGGTTTATTTCACAGTCCCAACCATGCCAACGCTTTAGaggaattttaaaatgtttaaatactTTAGTGAGAAAGTATCTGTATCCCATCCCATGAATGCCTTTCCTCTCAATGACAGTTTTGTACATGTGCTCAAGCATAAACCCTGGGAGATTCAGAGGTTCGAATATGCACAACATCTCCATCACAAATAAATTAGCAGAAGTAGCTGAAGTCCTCTTTTTAGTCCGAGGAAGGAGAGTTTTATTTACAAACTTGAACACCAACTGATACTCGATCTTCCTGACCTTCTTTAAAACCCCAACAACCTTTGTTGTAGGAAGCTTCGAAATCGAGGACACAAACTCAATCGAACAAGTTTTCCCAATGACAGACCCGGTTCCCTCTTTAGGTACCATGAGAATTTTTCCCAGCAGAAACTCATCCAGATGCACTGCAATATCATTTACTCTTGTGAGGACACTCCCATCTTCCTTAAATTGAATGTTGTTATAGAAATTCACGCACTTCTTCTTCGTAAAGGATAGGAGATTTCTTGTTGAATAGATGCATCCATGATTGAATTTCCACCATGTCATGTAGAGAGTCCATGCCGGGAAGATTGATTATTCCCATGTCAAAGACTCTTCCAGCCAGCACAGCCTGGGTTCTCAAGTTGTCAATAATTTCCTACATGTTGACCTCCTCTTCACCCCTTTGTTGGGTACCAGGTCCCTATGATCTCTTCCGTTTTCCTGTAGAACTCTTCTTCGTGGGTTTTGTTTTCACAACCTTCTTTGGATCCTTTGACTTTGTTTTTCCTgacttttcttcttgtttttcttgtCCATTTCTTCGGCAGACACACTATGACAACAAATTCAGGGATTCTAAAGTTTGATACTTTGAAAGTTCTGGCACTCCTAATTTCAGCCGTAGATCTTGCACTAGCCTTTAAGGCATCAGCCATCAACTTCCTAGCATCAGACCTAGTAGTAGGTCTTCTTCTAGGAACCTCTTCCActatcttttcttttccctttcttGACACCCCAACCTCCCTTCTTTCAACCTTCCATTTAAAGGGTTCCTCATCACTTTCAGAATCTGAGGAGTTAGAAGAAGGATACCTCCCAAAATCTTGAGTTTTATAGAAAATGGGTTGAGTGTCTCTTACCTCTTCACCTTGTAAAGGCTCATTTTGTTCAGCCCTAGCTTCTTCTCTCATCATTGCAAGACTTTCGATTACCAGTTCTTCACTTGCTGCCAAAATGTTTGACTCAGATGATTTATTTCTTGGTAAATCTCCTTCAAATAGATTGTCTGGTAATATCTCATGGTAAGGACCAGGTACAATAGGGATACTAGTGCTGTTCAGATCTATGGAATGGAAAGGATTTTCAGGAGGTTCTTGCTGAGAACTCGAAGGAACACTAGAGTTGGACTCTACTGCTGAAGGAGAGTAAAAAGCAATAGGTTCAATCTCACTGAGTGTAGTGAGCAATTGCTTAGAGGTTGAAGAAGGATCAGACATCTTGAACagaataagaacaaaaacaGCTTTTCGAAGACAAAGAGAAAGGAATAAAAAAATTCGTCTTTaacttttccccttttttttgaGTGAAGGAATGTTGAGAGCCAGATGAGAAATTAAAAGGAGGAAAGAGGGTTTAAAATGGATTTGAAACGGTGCCAGGTCCTTGATTTGACTTGTCGCTTGAAGAATAAGCGATGGGACTAACGGTCAGAATGACCGATGACTGACATGTGGTATTATCAACAGTCATATTTTTCCAGTTTAAACTTAATGTACAAATGCTAACCTGGACAGGAACCAGGTCCCATAACATAGTTTTATCATCATTCCTCAGCTGTTCTAGCCATGTCTTTGCTAAGCTAGTCCTTCCTGAAAGTATACCTACAATAGGTACAAAAATGATCTAATCTAGATAATAAATTATTGACACAAAGGATACCTGTACTGCAAATTTAGCCATCAAAGGAATTCAACTGTTGAAGCTCCGGAATTTAGTTAGAGATCATCATGCCCAAATTTAACCtatttctttcaaattgatctttactgagagccttggtgaagatgtctgcaATTTGTTCCTCCGTTGGACAATATGTAAGCACAATGTTCCCTTTTTCAACACTGTCTCTCAaaaagtgatgtctaacatcaatgtGCTTTGTTATATTATGGTGAACTGGATTTTTTCCCATACTAACTGCACTAGTATTGTCACACATAAGAGGAATACCTTTGATATTTATACCAAAATCTTCCAAGTGTTGCTTGATCCATAATAACTGTGAACAATATGCAGCAACTGctacatactcagcttcagctcTTGAAAGAGCCACAGAATTCTGTTTCTTAGTTCCCCAAGAGATGAGTGAagatccaaggaaatgagccatTCCAGAAGTACTCTTCCTGTCAACTTCATAACCAACAAAAGCAGCATCTGCAAAGCCAACTAGATCAAAAGTGTCACCTACTGTATAGAaaaggaccaggtcccttgtcTTCTTCAAGTATCTTAGAATACGTTTTTTAGCCTTCAGATGTAAATCAC
The DNA window shown above is from Solanum lycopersicum chromosome 11, SLM_r2.1 and carries:
- the LOC138339312 gene encoding DEK domain-containing chromatin-associated protein 4-like — encoded protein: MLIGGEPVHGNERTDDEEEDQGIKELDGQNVNQESDEIIEETEEKAGGNQESNENMEETEEEAGVDQLDENPNGEIDENEEVGQNEVDGNEESNETKEEAEVGETDENPDEEIDENEEENRKNEEEDEKERRKRDIKQGKQPMYKEGGPFKDYEGKNEGTEIDFDKWSW
- the LOC138339313 gene encoding uncharacterized mitochondrial protein AtMg00820-like produces the protein MASEMDALLQNDTWTLVPYDSSRNILGASAIEHYKACLVAKGFHQLEDHDYYETFTAVVKSVTIGILLTLEALHHWVLRQLDVQNAFLHVELQERESKQKEKRSKDFNICFEYEVTEER